The window GACCGGATCGCGCGGGCACGGGCGGACGGCGTACGGATCGCGGCGAAGTTCCGAACCGGAGGGCTCGCCGCCGAACTCTTCCCCAGCCCGGTCGAACTGGCCGCCGTCATCCGCGCCTGCCGGGACCGGGACCTGCCGTTCAAGCTCACCGCCGGGCTGCACCACGCGCTGCGGCACACCGACCCGGAGACCGGCTTCACCCACCACGGTTTTGTCAACGTACTGGTCGCCACCCTGGCTGCGGCCGAGGACGCCGAGGTGGCCGAGATCGCCGAACTGCTCGCCAGCAGCGACCCGCTGCGCCTGGTCGAGCCGGCCCGGATCCGCCGCGACCGGTCCCGGCCGCTCTGGCGCGGCTTCGGCTCGTGCAGCATCGACGAACCACTGACCGACCTGGCCCGACTCGGGCTGATGAACCAGGGGGAGACCGAGTGAGCTGGGTCGAGGGCGCGGCGGGTTCGCCGTACGACGTGCACAACCTGCCGTACGGCGTGTTCGTGCGCGGCGACGAGGGTGCGCGGCGGATCGGCGTACGGATCGGGGAATCCGTCCTCGACCTCGACGGCGCGGAGGCGGCCGGGCTGATCCTGGCCGGCGGTGCGCTGCGCGAGCCGTCACTCAACGGGTTCATGGCGCTCGGGCACGCCCAGTGGGGCACCGTCCGGCAGCGGATCGTGGAACTGCTCACCGAGACCGGGCACCGGGCGGCGGTGGCGCCACTGCTGGTCCCGCTCGCCGAGGTGGCCATGGTGCTGCCGTTCGAGGTCGGTGACTACGTCGACTTCTACTCCTCGGAGCAGCACGCGAGCAACGTGGGCCAGATCTTCCGTCCCGGTGAGCCGCCGCTGCTGCCGAACTGGAAACACCTGCCGATCGGCTACCACGGGCGGGCCGGCACGGTGGTCGTCTCCGGTACGCCGATCGTCCGTCCCTGCGGGCAGCGCTCCACCCCGGACGGTCCGGTGTACGGACCCTCGATCCGGCTCGACATCGAGGCCGAGGTCGGCTTTGTGGTGGGGCTGCCGTCCGCCCTCGGTGACCGGGTCCCGGTCGAGGACTTCGCCGAGTACGTCTTCGGGGTCGTACTGCTCAACGACTGGTCCGCCCGGGACCTGCAGAACTGGGAGTATCGCCCGCTCGGCCCGTTCCTGGGCAAGTCGTTCGCCACCTCGATCTCGCCCTGGGTGGTGCCCCTGGACGCGCTGGCGCACGCCTGGGTGCCCGCGCCGGAGCAGGACCCGCCGGTTCTCGACTACCTGCGCGACGACCCGCACCTCGGCCTCGACCTGCGTCTGGCCGTGGACTGGAACGGCAGTCGGGTGAGCGAGCCGCCGTTCGCCGGCATGTACTGGACCCCGGCCCAGCAGTTGGCCCACCTGACCGTCAACGGCGCCTCCGTACGCTCCGGCGACCTCTACGCCTCGGGCACGGTCTCGGGTGACCGGCGCGACCAGGTCGGGTCATTCCTGGAGCTGAGCTGGGGCGGCAGCGAGCTGTTGAAGCTGACCGACGGCACCACCCGTACCTTCCTCGAAGACGGCGACACCATCACCATCACCGCCACCGCACCTGGCCCGGACGGCCGCCCCCTCGCCCTGGGCGAGGTAACCGGCACCATCACCCCCGCCCGCCGGTAACCCTTCCGGGTCGCGGCAGTGCGGCTATAGCGAGCCGGACTCGCACCGACGGTCGGAGAGACAGCGCTCGTCCATCGATTGTGGAACGGGCGAGGTGCGCTGTCCGTTGCGCCCATCGCACAGGACGTCCGTAGGGCTGCCGCTGTTCTCCGGCATGTTG of the Micromonospora sp. NBC_01796 genome contains:
- the fahA gene encoding fumarylacetoacetase — encoded protein: MSWVEGAAGSPYDVHNLPYGVFVRGDEGARRIGVRIGESVLDLDGAEAAGLILAGGALREPSLNGFMALGHAQWGTVRQRIVELLTETGHRAAVAPLLVPLAEVAMVLPFEVGDYVDFYSSEQHASNVGQIFRPGEPPLLPNWKHLPIGYHGRAGTVVVSGTPIVRPCGQRSTPDGPVYGPSIRLDIEAEVGFVVGLPSALGDRVPVEDFAEYVFGVVLLNDWSARDLQNWEYRPLGPFLGKSFATSISPWVVPLDALAHAWVPAPEQDPPVLDYLRDDPHLGLDLRLAVDWNGSRVSEPPFAGMYWTPAQQLAHLTVNGASVRSGDLYASGTVSGDRRDQVGSFLELSWGGSELLKLTDGTTRTFLEDGDTITITATAPGPDGRPLALGEVTGTITPARR